The proteins below are encoded in one region of Chitinophagales bacterium:
- a CDS encoding AsmA family protein has product MKRLVITLLSIVVIVPLLAITTALLLEESIKRQIIVEVNKQLDVPVKVAGNINFTLLKYFPNAGLEFKQVSIENKLKTGGKQLAELQEFSLLFSLSDIVNKKFTIHSIVLKNGSLNIVVDKTGKSNLDILKPAKPQEQSGTTLQVSQITLANLKLNYNDFKNNFKVNSRVRKVELDGNFAAADFKLKGKGGFFIEQIATSENIFAANKQIDASILLNIKQSWKEIYIEDGTLSIEKNPFKLNGNFKFHKDKTTIAFGASAAGNNIADLIALLPPNLRKTLEAVKGNGAFEINATINGNVSPTETPLITVKAKLNNGNIELPKVKKELKHVFADIEYGNNRGGTDYLNITDCRSQISSESFRFSLFLKNLTEPEFNFDANGTLHLQELSAFIPDSTATDVNGSIVFQNFNISGNSKDFADPAKIIANGSGIFTLRNIAFQAGGVKYSNINGAINYRAQNLTVKNLSVKFLNTEAEFNGIISDLAPFTTALAQRKPMNNIVLNTDGELKINKLDLSNLIETFSKSEAKSNKEKLDVKNVFRMNGNLSLAIQQFVYNKMEFNDVKISLTLSPLHLRLNHFSTQAMGGKASGNGYFVFVGEKDLLMNFGAEVNDIDITKVFSETQNFGQATLTDRHISGIANAKVYLKNTWKNYEKIDEDNLNAIVDFEIKNGRLKEFEPIKAASKFIKVEELSDIKFSDIRNRISIYNKTIFIPSFEIKTNAINLVFSGQHHFDNTVDYRFKVNLRRLLANKFNRAGREQFIENDPYDGLNMYLSMTGNLSNPSIKYDKASAAVKMKEDWKNEKEVLKNLFNKEKNSKGEKREEKYFQIDEQPVFMDFEDEKP; this is encoded by the coding sequence TTGAAACGATTAGTAATAACCCTGCTTTCAATAGTAGTTATTGTGCCGCTGTTGGCAATAACTACCGCATTGCTGCTCGAAGAAAGCATTAAGCGCCAAATAATTGTAGAAGTAAATAAACAATTAGATGTTCCGGTAAAAGTAGCCGGCAATATCAACTTTACACTGTTGAAGTATTTTCCAAATGCAGGATTGGAATTTAAACAAGTAAGCATTGAAAACAAACTAAAAACCGGAGGAAAGCAACTTGCAGAGCTACAAGAGTTTTCACTTCTGTTTAGCTTAAGCGATATTGTAAACAAAAAATTCACCATTCACAGTATTGTACTGAAAAATGGCTCACTCAATATTGTGGTTGATAAAACAGGGAAATCCAATTTAGATATTCTAAAACCTGCAAAACCACAGGAGCAATCGGGCACTACTTTGCAGGTAAGCCAAATTACACTTGCCAACCTAAAACTTAACTACAACGATTTTAAAAATAACTTTAAGGTAAATTCGAGAGTGCGCAAGGTGGAACTCGATGGTAACTTTGCGGCAGCAGATTTTAAGCTAAAAGGTAAAGGCGGCTTCTTTATCGAGCAAATTGCCACTTCCGAAAACATATTTGCAGCAAACAAACAAATAGATGCATCTATTTTATTGAATATCAAACAGTCATGGAAAGAAATCTACATAGAAGACGGCACGCTTTCCATCGAAAAAAATCCATTTAAACTCAATGGAAATTTCAAGTTTCATAAAGACAAAACAACCATTGCATTTGGCGCAAGCGCAGCAGGAAACAATATTGCAGATTTAATTGCGCTGCTGCCACCCAACTTGCGCAAAACTTTGGAAGCCGTAAAAGGCAATGGAGCATTTGAAATTAATGCCACCATAAATGGAAATGTTTCACCAACCGAAACCCCTTTAATTACTGTAAAGGCAAAGTTGAATAATGGCAATATCGAGTTGCCCAAAGTAAAGAAGGAATTAAAACACGTTTTTGCAGATATTGAATACGGCAACAACCGAGGAGGAACCGACTATTTAAACATTACCGATTGCCGTTCGCAGATAAGCAGCGAAAGCTTCCGGTTTTCTTTGTTCTTAAAAAATCTCACAGAGCCGGAATTCAATTTCGATGCCAACGGAACACTTCATCTACAAGAACTAAGCGCCTTTATCCCGGATAGCACAGCCACAGATGTAAATGGCAGTATTGTTTTTCAAAACTTTAATATCAGCGGCAATAGCAAAGACTTTGCTGATCCGGCAAAAATTATTGCAAACGGCAGCGGCATTTTCACCTTGCGCAATATTGCCTTCCAAGCTGGAGGTGTTAAATACAGCAATATAAATGGTGCCATAAACTACCGTGCACAAAATCTTACGGTAAAAAATTTAAGTGTAAAATTCTTAAATACCGAAGCAGAATTTAATGGCATTATTTCAGACCTAGCACCATTTACAACAGCCTTGGCACAGCGAAAACCCATGAATAACATTGTTTTGAATACCGATGGGGAATTGAAAATCAACAAATTAGACTTATCTAATTTAATTGAAACTTTTAGTAAATCTGAAGCCAAAAGTAACAAAGAGAAACTAGACGTAAAGAATGTATTCAGAATGAACGGCAATCTCTCCCTTGCTATCCAACAGTTCGTTTACAACAAAATGGAGTTTAATGATGTAAAAATCTCGCTCACCCTATCGCCCTTGCATTTGCGCCTCAACCATTTTTCTACCCAAGCAATGGGAGGGAAAGCAAGCGGAAACGGCTACTTTGTTTTTGTAGGCGAAAAGGATTTACTCATGAACTTTGGAGCAGAGGTGAATGACATTGATATTACAAAAGTATTTTCCGAAACTCAAAATTTTGGCCAAGCCACTTTAACAGATAGGCACATAAGCGGCATTGCCAATGCCAAAGTTTACCTTAAAAACACCTGGAAAAACTACGAAAAAATTGATGAAGATAACCTGAATGCTATTGTTGATTTTGAAATTAAAAATGGTCGGCTCAAAGAATTTGAGCCTATAAAAGCCGCTTCGAAATTTATTAAAGTAGAAGAACTTTCAGACATAAAATTTTCAGATATAAGAAACAGAATATCAATATATAACAAAACCATATTTATACCATCATTTGAAATAAAAACCAATGCAATAAATTTAGTATTTTCAGGACAACACCATTTTGACAACACCGTAGATTATCGTTTCAAAGTAAATTTAAGACGCCTTTTAGCCAATAAATTTAACCGAGCAGGCCGCGAACAGTTTATAGAAAACGATCCTTACGATGGATTAAACATGTATCTCAGCATGACCGGAAATCTTTCTAACCCATCTATTAAATACGATAAAGCCTCAGCAGCCGTTAAAATGAAAGAAGATTGGAAAAACGAAAAAGAAGTCTTGAAAAACCTATTTAATAAAGAGAAAAATTCAAAAGGGGAGAAGCGTGAAGAAAAATACTTCCAAATAGACGAGCAACCTGTTTTTATGGATTTTGAAGATGAAAAGCCTTAA
- a CDS encoding sodium/solute symporter (Members of the Solute:Sodium Symporter (SSS), TC 2.A.21 as described in tcdb.org, catalyze solute:Na+ symport. Known solutes for members of the family include sugars, amino acids, nucleosides, inositols, vitamins, urea or anions, depending on the system.) gives MQKLQSADYIVFLFYFIVVAAYGLFIYYRKKKNTTDSKDYFLAEGSLTWWAIGASLIASNISAEQFIGMSGAGFKMGLAIASYEWMAAATLIIVAVFFMPVYLKNKIYTMPQFLEQRYSTSVAMIMAVFWLLLYVLVNLTSILYLGALAVSSISGFNFNLCMYALAFFAILITLGGMKVIGYTDIIQVLFLVLGGLATTYLALNLVAEKTGTSGVLGCFSYMLRAAPQHFEMLLPRSNPSYIDLPGLTVLLGGMWIANLNYWGCNQYITQRALGADLPTARNGILFAAFLKLLMPVIVVIPGIAAFVLYAQDSNFATAMNSGGEVNPDSAYPLLLNLLPVGLKGLAFAALTAAVVASLAGKTNSIATIFSLDIFKKRINVSASESTIITVGKITVVASMLIAVLVAPFLGIDKKGGFQYIQEYTGFVSPGVFAVFLLGLFWKRATANAAMFSIVGGFILSIVFKFLPQWLNLSFLEPIGFSVQTASGLYEIPFLDRMAIVFVCCILGMVAISLVEKQSSPSSKIESAQEMYRVHPAFAVGSILIAGVLAALYLIF, from the coding sequence ATGCAAAAACTTCAATCCGCAGATTATATTGTTTTTCTATTTTATTTTATTGTAGTAGCAGCCTATGGCTTATTCATTTACTACCGTAAAAAGAAAAACACCACCGATTCTAAAGACTATTTCTTAGCAGAAGGCTCACTTACATGGTGGGCAATTGGGGCTTCGCTTATTGCATCCAATATAAGTGCCGAGCAGTTTATTGGCATGAGCGGTGCCGGCTTTAAAATGGGGCTTGCCATCGCCAGTTACGAATGGATGGCTGCAGCCACACTAATTATTGTGGCTGTGTTTTTTATGCCTGTGTACTTAAAAAACAAAATCTACACCATGCCGCAGTTTTTAGAACAGCGTTACAGCACTTCTGTGGCAATGATAATGGCAGTATTTTGGTTGCTACTGTATGTACTGGTAAACTTAACTTCTATCTTGTATTTAGGAGCCTTGGCTGTAAGTAGTATTTCGGGTTTCAATTTTAATCTCTGCATGTATGCGCTTGCATTCTTTGCCATCCTTATTACCCTTGGAGGCATGAAAGTAATTGGCTACACAGATATCATTCAAGTGCTGTTCTTGGTACTTGGAGGTTTGGCTACTACTTATCTTGCATTGAATTTAGTAGCAGAAAAAACTGGTACATCAGGAGTATTGGGATGTTTTTCGTATATGCTGCGAGCCGCACCGCAACATTTTGAGATGCTGCTGCCGCGCTCTAATCCAAGTTATATTGATTTGCCCGGACTCACCGTATTGTTGGGCGGTATGTGGATTGCCAATTTGAACTATTGGGGCTGCAACCAATATATTACACAAAGAGCATTAGGTGCCGATTTACCTACAGCTCGCAATGGAATTTTATTTGCAGCCTTCCTAAAACTACTCATGCCAGTAATTGTAGTAATTCCGGGCATCGCAGCGTTTGTATTGTATGCACAAGATAGCAATTTTGCCACCGCCATGAACAGTGGGGGAGAGGTAAACCCCGATAGTGCTTATCCGTTACTACTCAACTTATTGCCCGTTGGATTAAAGGGCTTAGCTTTTGCTGCACTCACAGCAGCGGTAGTAGCTTCGCTAGCCGGAAAAACCAACAGTATTGCTACTATTTTCTCGTTAGATATTTTCAAAAAAAGAATAAACGTATCGGCATCAGAAAGCACCATAATTACCGTAGGTAAAATAACCGTTGTGGCGTCTATGCTTATTGCCGTATTGGTAGCTCCATTTTTAGGAATAGACAAAAAAGGAGGTTTTCAATATATTCAAGAATACACTGGCTTTGTAAGCCCTGGTGTGTTTGCCGTATTCTTGCTTGGTTTATTTTGGAAACGTGCCACAGCCAATGCTGCAATGTTTTCAATTGTAGGTGGATTTATTCTTTCCATTGTTTTTAAGTTTTTACCGCAATGGCTTAATCTTTCGTTTCTTGAACCAATCGGGTTTTCGGTGCAGACCGCCAGTGGCTTATACGAAATTCCATTTTTAGATCGAATGGCAATAGTGTTTGTTTGCTGCATACTTGGAATGGTTGCCATCAGTTTAGTTGAAAAACAATCCAGCCCTTCTTCAAAAATTGAAAGTGCTCAAGAAATGTACCGTGTACATCCTGCTTTTGCCGTTGGTTCTATTCTTATTGCTGGTGTATTGGCTGCGCTGTACTTGATATTTTAA
- a CDS encoding HAMP domain-containing histidine kinase gives MDIYSKKSNYKLIIFLTAILIGMGTVVYTNYLANSISKNEKRKAKLWADAIEKRAHMLNYTYELFNKLATDEREKVNIWAQSTKFILTVEDNELLTFFNEIVTSNDNIPVLLVNEEGTILSARNTESKFDKPGKKMTIAELREFSGYPPIIVQYKNLPGFGRNYIYYQDSKLFQNLKITLNELVEKFIYEVVMNTTSSPVILLDEHSQLLAFSNIDSSEVADSILLHTKVQNMAAKYEPILLSLGNTDKRFIYYDESLLIKQLRWFPAVQLAIFAAFILLSYLVFSNSRKAEQNLVWVGMAKETAHQLGTPISSLSSWVEYIREMELLKNNDVLVEIEHDIQRLTLVAERFSKIGAQPKLDATDLVSFIENYTEYFKKRISTKVSISVSQKHSGTITAMLNSDLFGWVLENLLKNAIDAMGGEGKISILIFSQANNAVIDISDTGAGIPKGQWEKIFEPGFSTKRRGWGLGLSLTKRIVEDYHSGKIMVKRSEVGVGTTFRVFLKS, from the coding sequence ATGGATATCTACTCGAAAAAAAGCAACTATAAACTTATAATATTCCTAACTGCCATTTTAATTGGTATGGGAACGGTAGTTTATACCAATTATCTTGCAAACAGTATTTCAAAAAACGAAAAGCGCAAAGCAAAACTTTGGGCAGATGCCATTGAGAAGCGCGCACACATGCTCAATTACACCTACGAGTTATTCAACAAACTGGCAACCGATGAACGCGAAAAAGTGAATATATGGGCACAAAGCACCAAGTTTATTTTAACTGTTGAAGACAATGAATTGCTTACCTTTTTCAATGAAATTGTAACCTCAAACGACAATATTCCAGTTCTCTTGGTAAACGAAGAAGGCACCATACTCTCGGCACGAAACACCGAAAGCAAATTCGATAAACCGGGTAAAAAAATGACCATCGCAGAATTGCGTGAATTTTCCGGCTATCCGCCCATTATTGTTCAATATAAAAACCTGCCCGGATTTGGTAGAAATTACATTTACTATCAAGATAGCAAGTTGTTTCAAAATCTAAAAATAACTTTAAATGAGCTTGTAGAAAAGTTTATTTATGAAGTAGTTATGAATACAACAAGCTCTCCGGTTATTTTACTGGATGAGCATTCGCAACTGCTGGCATTTAGCAATATAGACTCTTCTGAAGTAGCCGACAGCATACTGCTTCATACCAAAGTGCAAAATATGGCAGCTAAGTACGAACCAATTTTACTTTCATTGGGCAACACCGATAAAAGATTCATTTACTACGATGAATCACTGCTTATTAAGCAATTGCGCTGGTTTCCTGCTGTGCAGCTGGCTATTTTTGCGGCATTCATTTTGCTTTCATACTTGGTATTTAGCAATTCGCGAAAAGCTGAGCAAAACTTGGTATGGGTGGGCATGGCTAAGGAAACCGCACATCAATTAGGAACACCCATTTCTTCTCTAAGTTCTTGGGTTGAATACATCAGAGAAATGGAACTATTGAAAAACAATGATGTTTTAGTTGAAATCGAACACGATATTCAGCGATTGACTTTGGTGGCAGAGCGCTTTTCTAAAATTGGCGCACAGCCTAAGTTAGATGCTACAGATTTGGTTTCATTTATTGAAAATTATACGGAATATTTCAAAAAACGTATCAGCACTAAGGTAAGCATTAGTGTTTCACAAAAGCATTCCGGCACTATAACTGCTATGCTCAATAGTGATTTATTTGGCTGGGTGTTAGAGAATCTTCTAAAAAATGCCATAGACGCCATGGGTGGCGAAGGGAAAATTTCTATTCTTATTTTCTCGCAAGCCAATAATGCAGTTATTGACATTTCCGATACCGGAGCCGGAATCCCCAAAGGTCAATGGGAAAAAATTTTCGAGCCGGGATTCAGCACCAAGCGCAGAGGTTGGGGTTTAGGACTATCGCTTACAAAAAGAATTGTGGAAGATTATCACAGTGGCAAGATTATGGTAAAGCGCAGCGAAGTTGGCGTTGGAACTACATTTCGGGTATTCCTAAAGAGTTAA
- a CDS encoding SDR family NAD(P)-dependent oxidoreductase → MYQLSNKFPNKRAFITGAASGLGKAMALLLAKDGWHIGITDINPQALQKTAEEIEQAGGKAYSYVFDVSKKDAYQQAAQQFLEQNKGIDLLVNNAAVGDGGLFEEYSLENWDWITGINQMSVIYGSYFFVPIMKKQKSGHIINVASMAGIANMPNMSMYNITKAAVIAHAESLYVELAPWKVGVSVVLPTFFKSNIMQHNRGPEHATSIGKVKSEKIAIGPELVAEKILVQSGKGKFYIFHPFQAVGINWLKRLAPNFFLRMKVNMFKKKSWVKKAVS, encoded by the coding sequence ATGTATCAACTATCTAATAAATTCCCCAACAAACGAGCGTTTATTACAGGTGCGGCCTCTGGCCTGGGTAAAGCAATGGCACTTTTACTGGCAAAAGATGGTTGGCATATCGGTATTACCGATATAAATCCACAAGCATTGCAAAAGACTGCCGAAGAAATTGAACAAGCAGGCGGCAAGGCATATTCATACGTATTTGATGTTTCAAAAAAAGATGCCTACCAACAGGCTGCACAGCAGTTTTTAGAGCAAAACAAAGGCATAGATTTATTAGTGAACAATGCAGCCGTTGGCGATGGCGGCTTGTTTGAAGAATACAGTTTAGAAAATTGGGATTGGATTACAGGCATCAACCAAATGAGTGTAATTTACGGTTCCTATTTTTTTGTACCCATCATGAAGAAGCAAAAAAGTGGCCATATTATTAATGTTGCAAGTATGGCAGGAATAGCCAATATGCCCAACATGAGTATGTATAACATTACCAAGGCTGCAGTTATTGCACATGCAGAATCGCTTTATGTAGAACTGGCACCATGGAAAGTTGGCGTGAGCGTGGTATTGCCAACTTTTTTCAAAAGCAATATTATGCAGCACAATCGCGGTCCGGAACATGCCACTTCTATTGGAAAAGTAAAGTCAGAGAAAATTGCCATTGGTCCGGAATTGGTGGCAGAAAAAATACTGGTGCAAAGTGGAAAAGGCAAATTTTACATCTTTCACCCATTTCAGGCAGTTGGCATAAACTGGCTGAAGCGCTTGGCGCCCAACTTCTTTTTAAGGATGAAAGTGAACATGTTTAAAAAGAAAAGCTGGGTAAAAAAAGCAGTAAGCTAA
- a CDS encoding PDZ domain-containing protein: MRFKLFFAFLLVLWCISANAADTVEVRIKLQKLQDGAPEVVMHFPELKQGKLRIVFPTYVPGSFNELAPGNLVENIVALKKDTEVIVPKQTGINTFEIASPKDINTLTYRFSFSWKIPVTQHGFFPQLGTAYKNEHYILLNFGSMLPFIEGRERLPIKITIEKSAIYTAFSPLSKIQSQPDKEVFFAKNYLQLIDNPVVLTSNYETTFRTGGTQFHCITNTFGKLSEQALLKTLKPVCEGVTKFCKSLNVKDYYFFIFLVDSGDIGTKVNEEDYGAVQHSASSVMVFKNHQDLYKIQKEIQQTASHELFHLFQPLNLKTDATSKLNVKAKLPTEHLWLFEGVTEYFSLLMQWREDLITRAEFIQEVRNKMSLMQFFEPFSLTEKSTESILNGNETYYRNFYYKGCVAAMMLDLRLLELSQGQLNLQELLLRFKRSMGENYVVKDEELIAELVKISSFTELDDFFKNYISGVDSFHYNKYLSLIGWAHEPVKEDTSKMYVNASFRYEKGSKNVYLTNINIDQLGFEEGDVLLKINNKKVYKDNVEDLMEKVSALNSGKNATFTVKRKGKELKLSGKPLIVNKNQRNVIKVEKRPPPEKQFYRNAYKSGQLNTGKPYRMLN; this comes from the coding sequence ATGCGGTTCAAATTATTTTTTGCTTTTCTTCTGGTTCTTTGGTGCATATCGGCAAATGCTGCCGACACGGTTGAAGTGCGCATAAAATTGCAAAAGTTACAAGATGGGGCACCCGAAGTTGTAATGCACTTTCCTGAATTAAAGCAAGGTAAGTTGAGAATTGTTTTTCCAACCTATGTACCGGGCTCGTTTAATGAGTTGGCACCGGGAAATTTAGTAGAAAACATTGTTGCCTTAAAGAAAGATACCGAAGTAATTGTGCCAAAACAAACAGGAATAAATACGTTTGAAATTGCTTCACCCAAAGACATAAATACGCTTACTTACCGTTTCAGTTTTTCGTGGAAAATACCCGTAACACAACATGGCTTTTTTCCGCAGTTAGGTACCGCATACAAAAATGAGCATTACATTTTATTGAACTTTGGTTCCATGCTCCCTTTTATTGAAGGAAGAGAACGGTTGCCTATAAAAATAACTATTGAAAAAAGCGCCATTTATACCGCCTTTTCTCCTTTAAGCAAAATACAATCGCAGCCCGATAAAGAAGTTTTTTTTGCAAAAAATTACCTGCAACTTATTGATAATCCTGTGGTGCTCACATCTAATTATGAAACTACATTTAGAACAGGCGGCACTCAATTTCATTGCATTACCAACACCTTCGGAAAGCTCAGTGAACAAGCATTGCTTAAAACGCTGAAACCAGTATGCGAGGGCGTTACAAAATTTTGCAAAAGCCTTAATGTGAAAGACTATTATTTCTTTATTTTTTTGGTGGACTCCGGTGATATTGGCACTAAAGTAAATGAAGAAGATTATGGTGCTGTGCAGCACTCGGCATCTTCTGTAATGGTTTTTAAGAATCATCAAGATTTATACAAAATTCAAAAGGAAATTCAGCAAACGGCATCGCACGAATTATTTCATTTGTTTCAACCACTGAACTTAAAAACAGATGCTACCAGCAAACTGAATGTAAAAGCAAAATTACCTACCGAACATTTATGGTTGTTTGAAGGCGTTACAGAATATTTCTCGCTGCTCATGCAATGGCGCGAAGACTTAATTACGCGGGCAGAATTTATACAAGAGGTAAGAAATAAAATGAGTTTGATGCAGTTTTTTGAACCTTTTTCTTTAACCGAAAAAAGTACAGAAAGCATTTTGAATGGAAACGAAACCTATTATCGAAATTTTTATTACAAAGGTTGTGTAGCAGCCATGATGCTCGATTTGCGCTTATTAGAGCTAAGTCAAGGACAGTTAAATCTTCAAGAATTGCTATTGCGATTTAAAAGAAGCATGGGCGAAAATTATGTAGTAAAAGATGAAGAGCTTATTGCAGAGTTGGTAAAAATTTCATCGTTTACAGAGCTAGACGATTTCTTTAAGAATTACATTTCCGGTGTAGATAGCTTTCATTACAATAAGTACTTATCGCTTATTGGTTGGGCACACGAGCCGGTGAAGGAAGATACTTCTAAAATGTATGTGAATGCTTCGTTTCGTTACGAAAAAGGCAGTAAGAATGTGTATCTCACCAATATAAATATAGACCAACTGGGATTTGAAGAAGGCGATGTACTTTTAAAAATAAACAATAAGAAGGTTTACAAAGACAATGTAGAAGATCTTATGGAAAAAGTATCGGCTTTAAACTCCGGGAAGAACGCCACCTTTACCGTAAAGCGAAAAGGAAAAGAGTTGAAGTTAAGCGGCAAACCTTTAATTGTAAATAAGAATCAGCGCAATGTAATTAAAGTAGAAAAGCGTCCGCCACCGGAAAAGCAATTTTATAGAAACGCCTACAAGAGCGGGCAGCTAAACACCGGAAAACCTTACCGAATGCTGAATTAA
- a CDS encoding SDR family oxidoreductase yields MNKTILITGASKGIGLAIATFFWERKWNVALCSRHVESLQQTFVSTNIQTAFIQSVDVKNKVAIQAFGKAALAQFGSIDVLVNNAGQFIPGKVHDEEDGTLEHLIETNLYSAYYLSQVIVERMKAKQHGSVFNICSVASIMAYPNGGSYSISKFAMLGFSKALREELKEHQVKVTALLPGATLTNSWAGAPFPESRFMKPSDVAQIIWDIEHLSPNTVVEEILLRPVLGDI; encoded by the coding sequence ATGAATAAAACAATTCTAATTACCGGAGCCTCCAAAGGAATTGGTTTGGCTATTGCTACCTTTTTTTGGGAAAGAAAATGGAATGTGGCTTTGTGTTCGCGTCATGTAGAGTCGCTGCAGCAAACATTCGTTTCTACCAATATACAAACTGCCTTTATTCAATCTGTGGATGTAAAAAACAAAGTTGCCATTCAAGCTTTTGGCAAAGCAGCTTTGGCACAGTTTGGAAGTATAGATGTGCTTGTAAACAATGCCGGACAATTTATTCCGGGCAAAGTTCATGATGAAGAAGATGGTACTTTGGAACACTTAATTGAAACCAACCTTTATTCGGCATACTACTTAAGCCAAGTAATTGTGGAGCGTATGAAAGCTAAGCAACACGGTAGTGTATTTAATATCTGTTCGGTAGCAAGCATAATGGCGTATCCAAATGGCGGCAGTTATAGTATTTCAAAATTTGCCATGTTAGGTTTTTCTAAGGCGCTGCGCGAAGAATTAAAAGAACATCAAGTAAAAGTAACAGCACTATTGCCGGGAGCTACACTTACCAATTCGTGGGCAGGTGCGCCTTTTCCCGAATCGCGCTTTATGAAACCGAGCGATGTGGCGCAGATTATATGGGATATTGAACACCTTTCGCCCAATACGGTGGTAGAAGAAATTTTGCTGCGCCCTGTTTTAGGCGATATTTAA
- a CDS encoding 3-hydroxybutyryl-CoA dehydrogenase: protein MIKQVSVIGAGTMGNGIAHVFAMNGFKTTVIDISEKSLEKAKLTIEKNLERMVAKGSLTDVQKSATLTNLTFETNLESGVKNSQLVVEAATENIDLKLKIFAQLDAFCAPDTILASNTSSISITRIAAATKRADKVIGMHFMNPVPVMKLVEVIRGYATSNETTQLVMDTSKQLSKIPVEVNDYPGFVANRILMPMINEAIYTLFEGVAGVEEIDTVMKLGMAHPMGPLQLADFIGLDVCLAILRVLHEGLGNPKYAPCPLLVNMVTAGYLGAKSGEGFYQYTAGSKDLIVSKRWKK from the coding sequence ATGATAAAACAAGTAAGTGTAATAGGTGCAGGTACCATGGGAAATGGAATAGCACACGTTTTTGCCATGAATGGTTTTAAAACTACTGTAATTGACATATCGGAAAAATCTTTAGAGAAAGCCAAGCTCACCATCGAAAAGAATTTAGAGCGCATGGTTGCAAAAGGCAGCCTTACCGATGTTCAAAAAAGTGCAACACTTACCAATTTAACTTTTGAAACTAACTTAGAAAGCGGAGTAAAGAACAGCCAGTTAGTAGTAGAGGCTGCAACAGAAAACATTGATTTGAAGTTGAAAATATTTGCACAGCTAGATGCCTTTTGTGCTCCCGATACTATTCTTGCCAGTAACACATCTTCAATTTCTATTACCAGAATTGCAGCGGCAACTAAGCGAGCCGATAAGGTAATTGGCATGCACTTTATGAATCCCGTTCCGGTAATGAAATTAGTTGAAGTAATTAGAGGATATGCCACTAGTAATGAAACCACTCAATTGGTAATGGATACTTCTAAACAGCTATCGAAAATTCCGGTAGAAGTAAACGACTATCCCGGCTTTGTGGCCAATAGGATTTTAATGCCTATGATAAACGAAGCTATTTATACTTTATTTGAAGGAGTAGCAGGTGTAGAAGAAATAGACACAGTAATGAAACTTGGCATGGCGCATCCAATGGGGCCGCTTCAGTTAGCAGATTTTATTGGTTTAGATGTGTGCCTTGCCATATTGCGTGTTTTACACGAAGGTTTGGGAAATCCTAAATATGCACCTTGCCCGCTTTTAGTGAATATGGTTACTGCAGGTTATCTTGGGGCAAAATCGGGTGAAGGCTTTTATCAATACACTGCCGGAAGTAAAGATTTGATAGTAAGTAAAAGATGGAAGAAATAG